A stretch of Thermococcus sp. DNA encodes these proteins:
- a CDS encoding restriction endonuclease: MSWTQDIIMLAPEDVLIENVIELLKRMGFRDYERVSSKKDWGIDIVAIRDDPIAGMEKLVIAVHRKGLASSRDINVFAGLVDKYKADKGILISTVGFTKDAKVLISREYRGRIIPWDGEKLASLFHNYSVEPPEELVKMAENARKEPAKKSPLSEFELDAPLLYDFSAENVFKKVASFASSKYPIKPSEMSLRALSVTLSSAYIFSWFLEESNQKDKAVVFSGDRIVLRATEDKNLSVPVTKALLNDGSIIRATERFIDVPISPSEAVLILKEKAAKELGVAEGKITIHERKKVYVPKLARLDLKVGENTAKATVNLETGEVQFEIQPLPDEYFVGKTGEMVLKQTGEEVLERELKRDRDRVKISGRTRSFSFEISFNAYTGKPLSLEALLSDEALDGLLRKAYPDGDVINLEKGKKVAVADVLLGDGIAVLEVDLTNGKYREVRKLPSPEEAFKNARGVIEANFPLRNLEMKSHRVLEHKYLELVLESPDGRATVKVDGATGDVLDYLVEITPERAKELVAERYPNFEIVSVKGNEAEYMLKAENDRHVVTIRLSKDGKLVEEVDRVLRRELAEKIALERARGIDEEARIDSVSLDENWSVEFAGKTKVGTLILHRATGEVLKENVRFTEMAIETMYHEHLRKAFGEETLTTERLTHYKDRGYINIKVSGGERFYYARIDTKTGRILSEDTAPIKGITAKLKQLQLESRYK, from the coding sequence ATGTCGTGGACGCAGGATATAATAATGCTCGCGCCAGAGGACGTTCTCATTGAAAACGTGATCGAACTGCTGAAAAGAATGGGGTTCAGGGACTACGAGAGGGTTTCCAGCAAGAAGGACTGGGGAATAGACATCGTGGCCATAAGGGACGACCCCATAGCCGGCATGGAGAAGCTGGTGATAGCCGTTCACAGGAAGGGGCTGGCATCTTCAAGGGATATCAACGTTTTTGCCGGGCTTGTGGACAAGTACAAGGCCGACAAGGGCATATTGATATCGACTGTCGGGTTTACCAAGGACGCCAAGGTTCTCATATCCCGGGAGTACAGGGGCAGGATAATCCCCTGGGACGGGGAGAAGCTGGCTTCTCTGTTCCATAACTACTCAGTTGAGCCTCCCGAGGAACTTGTAAAGATGGCCGAGAACGCCAGGAAAGAGCCCGCCAAAAAAAGTCCTCTCAGCGAGTTTGAGCTCGATGCCCCGCTTCTATATGACTTCTCCGCCGAGAACGTGTTTAAGAAGGTGGCATCCTTTGCCTCTTCCAAATATCCGATTAAGCCCTCTGAGATGAGCCTCCGCGCCCTTTCCGTGACCCTGTCCAGTGCGTACATATTCTCCTGGTTCCTTGAGGAGAGTAACCAGAAGGACAAGGCGGTCGTGTTCTCAGGTGATAGGATAGTCCTCCGTGCGACGGAAGATAAGAATCTCAGCGTCCCCGTGACCAAGGCGCTGCTCAACGACGGCTCAATAATCCGGGCCACAGAGAGGTTCATAGATGTTCCGATAAGCCCGAGCGAGGCCGTTCTCATACTGAAGGAGAAGGCCGCCAAAGAACTAGGGGTTGCGGAGGGAAAAATAACAATCCATGAGCGCAAGAAGGTCTATGTTCCGAAACTTGCAAGGCTCGACCTAAAAGTGGGAGAAAACACGGCAAAAGCGACCGTCAATTTGGAAACCGGAGAGGTGCAGTTCGAGATACAACCCCTGCCGGATGAGTACTTCGTGGGAAAAACGGGGGAGATGGTTCTCAAGCAGACCGGTGAGGAAGTCCTTGAGAGGGAGCTCAAGAGGGACAGGGACAGGGTCAAAATCTCGGGCAGAACCAGGAGCTTCTCGTTTGAGATTTCTTTCAATGCATACACCGGGAAGCCCCTAAGCCTCGAAGCCCTTTTGAGTGACGAGGCCTTGGACGGGCTGTTGAGAAAGGCGTACCCTGATGGCGATGTCATCAACCTTGAGAAGGGCAAGAAGGTGGCCGTTGCGGACGTTCTCCTTGGTGACGGCATAGCGGTTCTTGAGGTTGACCTGACGAACGGAAAGTACAGGGAGGTCAGGAAGCTTCCTTCTCCGGAGGAGGCCTTCAAAAATGCCCGAGGGGTCATAGAGGCAAACTTCCCGCTCAGGAACCTTGAGATGAAGTCCCACAGGGTGCTTGAGCACAAGTACCTCGAACTGGTTCTTGAGAGCCCCGACGGAAGGGCGACCGTGAAGGTGGACGGCGCCACGGGGGACGTTCTCGACTACCTCGTGGAGATAACCCCAGAGAGGGCAAAGGAACTTGTCGCAGAGAGATACCCCAATTTTGAGATAGTCTCGGTGAAGGGGAACGAGGCGGAGTACATGCTGAAGGCTGAGAACGACAGGCACGTGGTCACCATAAGGCTGAGCAAGGATGGGAAGCTTGTCGAGGAGGTCGACCGCGTTCTTAGGCGGGAGCTGGCGGAAAAAATAGCCCTGGAACGTGCCAGAGGGATTGATGAGGAGGCCAGAATAGACTCGGTTTCCCTTGATGAAAACTGGAGTGTGGAGTTCGCGGGGAAGACCAAGGTGGGGACACTTATTCTCCACAGGGCCACGGGGGAGGTTCTCAAGGAAAACGTGCGCTTCACGGAGATGGCCATTGAGACAATGTATCATGAACACCTAAGGAAGGCCTTTGGCGAGGAAACCCTAACAACCGAGAGGCTCACCCACTACAAGGACAGGGGGTACATAAACATCAAGGTCTCCGGCGGGGAGAGGTTCTACTACGCAAGGATAGACACAAAAACCGGCAGGATACTGAGCGAAGACACCGCACCGATAAAAGGAATAACGGCAAAGCTAAAGCAGCTGCAGCTTGAGAGCAGATACAAATGA
- a CDS encoding iron ABC transporter permease encodes MKVSKWSENLFGTPIFDPVVTTSFLFPLLYLVAFLIIPVVTMLAVAFEYNGHFSFHWFTSILTSDYYISFRPTGEFYRLITMPNGEQIYYVQGVDFGVILNSILVSISVMILTTILGTIFAFVMARYDFPGKNIIRILLFVPLLVTPFVNVFIVKKMFLPNGLINWLFYDILHVFPHRIVIDGLVGVIIAQTMTYYPIVYLNAYASFINIDPTLEEQAENLGSKGFHLFRTVTFPLALPGIAAGATLVGIFSLEDLAAPIVFQGNPLARKLMSFQIYSAFTSGFNVGSPQLAALALIMLAIAVLMFLGIRKYVSLRQYAMLSKGGRWKPRVAKPKGWQAALIYLVVIPMLLISIFPQVGVVLLAFSESWAGTWPQGFTTAHIQSIITQPDIERVIINSVMYSTAAIVVILLLSLTASYASSRFKKSKLGPVLDSLATIPIAVPGIVIAMSYFFFFAKVFPNTPLDPTNLLGFNPAMVLVLAYSIRRLPFAARSISAGIQQVHVSLEEAALNLGAGRWKALTGILMPLILLNLLGGAMLSFVYCMSETSVGITLGSINPDYYPITARMVELMTSAVGSANLAAALGVFLMTVQIIAIVLANVITKQRYSFIGLT; translated from the coding sequence ATGAAGGTTAGCAAGTGGAGCGAGAATCTCTTTGGAACCCCCATCTTCGACCCGGTCGTGACGACGTCGTTCCTGTTCCCACTCCTCTACTTGGTGGCGTTCCTGATAATCCCCGTGGTGACGATGCTGGCAGTGGCCTTCGAGTACAACGGCCACTTCTCCTTCCACTGGTTCACCAGCATCCTAACGTCCGATTACTATATCAGCTTCAGACCAACCGGAGAGTTCTACAGACTCATCACGATGCCCAACGGAGAGCAGATATACTACGTCCAGGGCGTTGACTTCGGAGTTATCCTGAACTCCATCCTCGTTTCAATCAGTGTCATGATACTGACAACGATTCTCGGAACGATATTCGCCTTCGTTATGGCCCGCTATGACTTTCCGGGCAAGAACATTATCAGGATACTGCTCTTTGTCCCGCTCTTGGTCACGCCCTTCGTCAACGTTTTCATAGTTAAGAAGATGTTCCTGCCCAATGGCCTCATCAACTGGCTGTTCTATGACATCCTCCATGTATTCCCCCACAGAATCGTTATCGACGGCCTCGTCGGTGTGATCATCGCCCAGACCATGACGTACTATCCAATTGTTTACCTCAATGCCTACGCGAGCTTCATCAACATCGACCCGACCCTTGAGGAGCAGGCCGAGAACCTCGGAAGCAAGGGCTTCCACCTCTTCAGAACCGTCACCTTCCCGCTCGCCCTTCCGGGAATAGCGGCCGGTGCAACACTCGTTGGAATATTCAGCCTTGAAGACCTGGCTGCACCGATAGTCTTCCAGGGCAACCCACTCGCCAGGAAGCTCATGTCCTTCCAGATTTACAGCGCATTCACCAGCGGTTTCAACGTTGGAAGCCCGCAACTCGCGGCTTTAGCCCTCATAATGCTCGCCATTGCCGTCCTGATGTTCCTTGGAATCAGGAAGTACGTCAGCCTGCGCCAGTACGCAATGCTCAGCAAGGGCGGAAGGTGGAAGCCCCGTGTGGCCAAACCCAAGGGATGGCAGGCCGCCCTTATATACCTCGTGGTCATTCCAATGCTCCTCATCTCGATATTCCCCCAGGTGGGTGTCGTCCTCCTCGCCTTCAGCGAAAGCTGGGCCGGAACCTGGCCCCAGGGCTTCACCACCGCACACATACAGAGCATAATCACGCAGCCGGACATTGAGAGGGTCATCATAAACAGTGTCATGTATTCAACGGCAGCTATAGTCGTCATACTCCTGCTCTCGCTCACGGCATCCTACGCCTCCAGCAGGTTCAAGAAGAGCAAGCTTGGCCCAGTACTCGACAGCCTCGCCACGATACCTATAGCGGTTCCGGGAATAGTCATTGCCATGAGCTATTTCTTCTTCTTCGCCAAGGTGTTCCCGAATACTCCACTTGATCCCACCAACCTGCTGGGCTTCAACCCGGCAATGGTTCTGGTGCTGGCGTACTCCATCAGGCGTCTGCCCTTCGCGGCGCGCTCGATCTCGGCGGGAATTCAGCAGGTTCACGTTTCCCTTGAAGAGGCCGCCCTCAACCTCGGCGCAGGAAGGTGGAAGGCACTCACTGGAATCCTCATGCCACTGATACTCCTGAACCTCCTGGGCGGGGCAATGCTGAGCTTCGTCTACTGTATGAGCGAGACCAGTGTGGGCATCACCCTCGGTTCCATCAACCCGGACTACTACCCGATAACCGCCAGGATGGTCGAGCTTATGACGAGCGCCGTTGGAAGCGCCAACCTCGCCGCTGCTCTGGGTGTGTTCCTCATGACGGTGCAGATTATAGCCATAGTCCTCGCCAACGTGATAACCAAGCAGAGGTACTCGTTCATAGGTCTCACATGA
- a CDS encoding metallophosphoesterase: MLGRKVISLLIALFALAAIPAGTVWAAAPTTPGDILIQPLPGTPAIGMPGDVIEIYPAEGVTIQGLQIVSILHGPYNLEIVGTDNGIVKAKIPEDAAPDVYFLVVKSDKGEVTIPNGVWVMKKAPTVLKIAQGSDLHVTSGSKMGFVCGDYFQKSITGILEYCKSPVALHSYTATDSFMTYYGMVGADGENVINIILVTGDDVDTNGDREGYVLLDRAILHATAAGTPLITVKGNHDHPPTYYSKYVGPRYFYRVIGDFLIIGLDSRGEERHPEMEQLQWMEKVLQDHPDKIPIVLVHHPFWYISRQNGGVVENLTAFDDNDWQQIKKLASWDWVGRNGEYEDIARYFLQLVEKYNVRLVLSGHIHRDKPVLYIDKNGNEHWFYALTTTGAPDKTSNPPSETDKQRGYTKPSWYGSQIIYVYDNGTVKFPFVSNLFDKEKPVSLPVPQKFIVFRQDGDDGTAVKFINELGKSISGPIVLQIPSGAKVDPQATNITYTVLGEREIGGTYYMLLNVTVPEGISQITVVKGADNQAPSVKVGYLSPSKPKPGKAFKVYISASDNVGIRDMKVQIISDGKVIAEYPAFSMKPAEVSATYFTEVPGVDASEFTIKVIATDFYGNTAETTYTVGGSATTPTTTSPAESTTESATQGTTGSTCGPAALVGLALVPLLLRRRK; the protein is encoded by the coding sequence ATGCTCGGCAGAAAAGTAATCTCCCTGTTGATAGCCCTTTTTGCCCTGGCAGCGATTCCAGCAGGCACAGTCTGGGCAGCGGCTCCAACTACCCCCGGAGACATCCTGATTCAGCCCCTGCCTGGAACACCTGCGATAGGAATGCCCGGTGATGTTATAGAGATATATCCTGCAGAGGGTGTCACAATCCAGGGGCTGCAGATAGTTTCAATACTCCACGGGCCATATAATCTGGAAATCGTTGGCACAGATAACGGAATAGTCAAAGCTAAAATCCCTGAGGACGCGGCACCCGATGTCTACTTCCTTGTCGTGAAGAGCGACAAAGGAGAGGTAACCATCCCGAACGGCGTGTGGGTCATGAAGAAAGCGCCGACGGTTCTCAAGATTGCCCAGGGTAGCGACCTTCACGTGACGAGCGGCTCAAAGATGGGCTTCGTCTGCGGGGACTACTTCCAGAAGAGCATCACAGGTATCCTCGAGTACTGCAAGAGCCCGGTAGCACTTCACAGCTACACCGCCACCGACAGCTTCATGACCTACTATGGCATGGTGGGTGCCGATGGGGAGAACGTGATAAATATAATACTTGTAACGGGTGACGACGTTGACACCAACGGCGACAGGGAGGGCTATGTACTTCTTGACCGTGCCATCCTCCATGCGACTGCCGCAGGAACCCCACTCATAACGGTCAAGGGCAACCACGACCATCCCCCAACATATTACAGCAAGTACGTCGGCCCGAGGTACTTCTACAGGGTCATCGGTGATTTCCTCATAATAGGCCTCGACAGCAGGGGCGAGGAGAGGCACCCAGAGATGGAACAGCTCCAGTGGATGGAGAAGGTTCTTCAGGATCACCCAGACAAGATTCCGATAGTCCTCGTCCACCACCCGTTCTGGTACATCAGCAGGCAAAATGGAGGAGTCGTGGAGAACCTCACCGCCTTTGACGACAACGACTGGCAGCAGATAAAGAAGCTCGCCAGCTGGGACTGGGTCGGGAGGAACGGCGAGTACGAGGACATAGCCAGGTACTTCCTCCAGCTCGTCGAGAAGTACAACGTCAGGCTCGTCCTCAGCGGCCACATCCATAGGGATAAACCCGTCCTCTACATTGACAAGAATGGCAACGAGCACTGGTTCTATGCCCTCACGACCACCGGAGCACCAGACAAGACCAGCAATCCGCCGAGCGAGACCGACAAGCAGAGGGGTTATACCAAACCCAGCTGGTACGGCTCCCAGATAATCTACGTTTACGACAACGGCACAGTCAAGTTCCCGTTTGTCAGCAACCTCTTTGATAAGGAGAAGCCCGTCTCGCTTCCGGTTCCGCAGAAGTTCATCGTCTTCCGCCAGGACGGGGATGACGGAACGGCGGTCAAGTTCATCAACGAGCTCGGCAAGAGCATAAGCGGTCCTATAGTCCTCCAGATACCCTCAGGGGCCAAAGTTGACCCGCAGGCAACCAACATAACCTACACCGTCCTCGGCGAGAGGGAAATCGGCGGAACCTACTACATGCTCCTCAACGTTACCGTTCCGGAGGGAATCAGTCAGATAACCGTGGTCAAGGGCGCAGACAACCAGGCACCCTCCGTCAAGGTTGGATACCTATCACCAAGCAAGCCCAAGCCGGGCAAGGCCTTCAAGGTCTACATCAGCGCCAGCGACAACGTTGGAATCAGGGACATGAAGGTGCAGATAATAAGCGACGGGAAGGTCATAGCCGAGTACCCGGCGTTCTCAATGAAGCCCGCGGAGGTTTCTGCTACATACTTCACCGAGGTTCCCGGCGTTGATGCGAGCGAATTTACCATAAAAGTCATAGCTACCGACTTCTACGGCAACACTGCGGAAACCACTTACACCGTCGGTGGAAGTGCAACCACCCCAACCACCACAAGCCCCGCTGAGAGCACCACCGAAAGCGCCACACAGGGCACCACCGGAAGCACCTGCGGTCCAGCAGCCCTCGTCGGCCTTGCACTCGTCCCGCTCCTCCTCAGGAGGAGGAAGTGA
- a CDS encoding ABC transporter ATP-binding protein — MVDVKLENIVKTFGETVALKGIDLHIKAGELFTLLGPSGCGKSTTLRIIAGLDFPDSGTLYFGDEEVTYLPSSKRGAVLVFQNYALWPHMTVFDNVAYGLKLKKLPKEEIRKKVEWALDLVKLRGFEDRYPTQLSGGQQQRVAIARALVVEPKVLLLDEPLSNLDAKLRLEMRSEIRRIQRELGITVIYVTHDQEEAMAISDRIAVMNVGTVEQVGTPKEIYESPRTEFVASFMGKTNVIPAKVVERNGDRVTVEFEGIRLDNLYYTEKSDDVVIVIRPERIKLKPAENAVSFTGTVDLIEYYGFFIEVVGLFGDTRIIARTISDKEVSDLRPLQEVTFYVERDDIIVLPKQQL, encoded by the coding sequence ATGGTTGACGTCAAACTTGAAAACATCGTTAAAACTTTCGGAGAAACCGTCGCCCTTAAGGGAATAGACCTTCACATCAAGGCAGGGGAACTCTTTACCCTGCTCGGACCGAGTGGCTGTGGAAAGTCAACGACGCTGAGAATAATCGCCGGCCTCGACTTCCCCGACAGCGGAACCCTGTACTTCGGAGACGAGGAGGTCACCTACCTCCCATCCAGCAAGCGCGGGGCGGTGCTCGTCTTCCAGAACTACGCCCTCTGGCCGCACATGACCGTCTTTGACAACGTCGCCTACGGCCTCAAGCTCAAGAAGCTCCCCAAGGAGGAAATAAGGAAGAAGGTCGAATGGGCGCTTGACCTCGTCAAGCTCCGCGGTTTCGAGGACCGCTATCCAACACAGCTTTCCGGTGGCCAGCAGCAGCGTGTGGCAATAGCCAGGGCCCTCGTGGTCGAGCCAAAGGTCCTCCTCCTTGACGAGCCGCTGAGCAACCTCGACGCCAAACTCAGGCTTGAGATGCGTTCGGAAATCAGGAGAATCCAGCGCGAGCTTGGAATCACCGTCATCTACGTCACACACGACCAGGAGGAAGCAATGGCGATAAGCGACAGGATAGCAGTCATGAACGTGGGGACTGTCGAACAGGTCGGGACGCCCAAGGAGATATACGAGAGCCCCAGGACTGAATTCGTCGCCAGCTTCATGGGCAAGACCAACGTCATCCCGGCCAAGGTCGTGGAGAGGAACGGTGACCGCGTTACCGTCGAGTTCGAGGGCATCAGGCTGGATAACCTGTACTACACAGAAAAGAGCGACGACGTCGTCATAGTCATCAGGCCCGAGAGGATAAAGCTCAAGCCTGCCGAAAACGCGGTGTCCTTTACGGGGACGGTTGACCTTATCGAGTACTACGGCTTCTTCATCGAAGTCGTCGGCCTCTTTGGGGACACAAGGATAATCGCAAGAACCATCAGCGACAAGGAAGTGTCGGACCTCAGACCCCTGCAGGAGGTAACGTTCTACGTCGAGAGGGACGACATCATCGTCCTTCCAAAGCAGCAGCTTTAA
- a CDS encoding DUF447 domain-containing protein → MEPLKFFNEGQVYEVLLVTRSNVAPVGVVRKGRRFSFKLFGGKSAGELREHPYAAIQITNDVELMSRLALNFEVTLEFEEREKHRWIKGLPGLYGEVEIREEEHEDELGKTQILRCSLEPEGFIEGSLPPRPLSRADFHLIEMAVHLTRLLEAVKNRKPEIAKNLYNLVMLNYSMYKRFGGSSEIAEIMAELAGNSYVQDSTD, encoded by the coding sequence ATGGAGCCTTTGAAGTTTTTTAATGAAGGCCAGGTCTATGAGGTTCTCCTTGTTACCCGTTCAAACGTCGCTCCCGTCGGCGTTGTGAGAAAGGGCCGGAGGTTCTCTTTCAAGCTCTTCGGAGGAAAGAGTGCCGGGGAACTGAGGGAGCACCCATACGCCGCGATACAGATAACCAACGATGTCGAGCTGATGTCCAGGCTTGCCCTGAACTTCGAGGTTACCCTGGAGTTTGAAGAACGTGAAAAGCACCGCTGGATCAAGGGGCTCCCGGGACTGTACGGCGAGGTTGAGATCCGCGAGGAGGAGCACGAGGACGAACTCGGAAAAACCCAGATACTTAGATGTTCCCTAGAGCCCGAGGGCTTTATTGAGGGGAGCCTGCCTCCGAGGCCCCTCAGCAGGGCTGACTTTCACCTCATCGAGATGGCGGTTCACCTCACAAGACTCCTTGAGGCAGTCAAAAACAGAAAACCTGAGATTGCAAAGAATCTCTACAACCTCGTGATGTTAAACTACAGTATGTACAAAAGGTTCGGGGGAAGCTCTGAGATTGCCGAGATAATGGCGGAACTGGCAGGGAACAGTTATGTTCAGGATTCCACAGACTAG
- a CDS encoding phosphoglycerate kinase: MFRLTDFSYHGKTVFLRADLNSPVRDGRIISDARFRAVLPTIIYLLEHGARVVIGTHQSKPYKGDYITTEEHAEILSGLLGQEVEYVEDIFGKYARERIKALKPGEALMLENLRFAAEEVKYKPIEECEKTFFVRKLAPLIDYVVNDAFAAAHRSQPSLVGFARLKPMVMGFLMEREVKALTRAYDTQEKPRVYVLGGAKVDDSLRVAENVLRNGRAELILTGGLVGHVFTLAKGFHLGDANLEFMERRGLLELVDWAEEILNEFYPHVRTPVDFAVDYRGERVEVDLLSEEKWLFDEHPILDIGSRTVEKYREVLMGAKIIVANGPMGVFEREEFAVGTVGVFKAIGESPAFSIVGGGHSIASIYQHNITGISHVSTGGGAMLSFFAGEKLPVLEAFRISYEKFRGGA, from the coding sequence ATGTTCAGGCTCACGGACTTCAGCTACCACGGCAAGACGGTGTTTCTGAGGGCAGACTTAAACTCCCCCGTCAGGGACGGGAGGATAATAAGCGACGCGCGCTTCAGGGCAGTTCTCCCGACGATAATATACCTTCTGGAGCACGGGGCGAGGGTCGTCATAGGAACGCACCAGAGCAAGCCGTACAAGGGGGACTACATCACCACGGAGGAACATGCCGAAATCTTGAGCGGTCTTCTCGGCCAGGAAGTTGAATACGTTGAGGACATATTTGGAAAGTACGCCCGCGAGAGGATAAAGGCACTGAAACCCGGCGAGGCCCTCATGTTAGAAAACCTCCGCTTCGCCGCGGAGGAGGTTAAATATAAGCCCATAGAGGAGTGTGAGAAGACCTTTTTCGTGAGAAAGCTGGCGCCGCTCATCGACTACGTCGTGAACGACGCCTTTGCGGCCGCCCACCGAAGCCAGCCGTCCCTGGTGGGTTTTGCGAGGCTGAAGCCCATGGTAATGGGCTTTCTTATGGAGAGGGAGGTTAAGGCCCTCACCAGGGCCTACGATACCCAGGAAAAGCCCCGCGTCTACGTCCTCGGTGGGGCAAAGGTGGACGATTCACTCCGCGTTGCTGAAAACGTACTGAGGAACGGCAGGGCGGAGCTTATACTGACCGGCGGTCTCGTCGGCCACGTCTTCACCCTCGCCAAGGGATTCCACCTGGGCGATGCGAACCTTGAGTTCATGGAGAGGAGAGGCCTGCTGGAGCTGGTTGACTGGGCGGAGGAGATCCTCAACGAGTTCTATCCCCATGTGAGAACCCCCGTGGATTTTGCCGTGGACTACAGGGGCGAGCGCGTCGAAGTTGATCTGCTGAGCGAGGAGAAGTGGCTCTTCGACGAGCACCCGATACTCGACATAGGCTCAAGAACCGTTGAAAAGTACCGCGAAGTGCTGATGGGGGCGAAGATAATAGTCGCCAACGGACCTATGGGCGTCTTCGAGAGGGAGGAATTCGCCGTTGGAACAGTGGGGGTTTTCAAGGCGATAGGTGAGAGCCCTGCCTTCAGCATAGTCGGGGGAGGACATTCCATAGCAAGCATATACCAGCACAACATAACGGGCATAAGCCACGTTTCAACGGGCGGGGGCGCGATGCTGAGCTTCTTTGCGGGGGAAAAGCTCCCTGTCCTGGAGGCGTTCAGAATAAGTTACGAGAAGTTCAGAGGAGGGGCATAG
- a CDS encoding ABC transporter substrate-binding protein — MKKWASIGLILLLALSVVASGCIGGSSGESSGITLVVVTRHDATIQYMAKQAFLKSDIAKQYNIQDIKFIKVPESLWPSYIEKGADVGWGGGPTLFDDLYKAGYLAPITDKKVLDLLGNPIPTELAGMPMVRKEGDKVYWIAAALSSFGFTVNKAQLKKWNLPVPEKWEDVASEEWALNPPQYGIADPTRSTSNTRIYQIILQAFGWDQGWRIMTLIAANSKIYMQSDAVRDAVINGEIAAGNTIDFYGYTAMQQNPDCQYIVPKGESIINGDPIALLKNAQHPEAAQAFIYWVLTEGQAIWMSPDVNRLPINPDIFDMKITKTYADVIFKGQHEGQTYGEVRPALKKAYQDAINAKGIPFDDKRALETVSALQYYFKATLVDPNQKLHDAWVAIVQAYKEGKITKEQFEQLKDELTAPIQFKDPETGQMVTFTEEYAKKINDKIVSDRNFQDQLVQEWRQAASDKYDKVLQDLQSMTG, encoded by the coding sequence ATGAAGAAATGGGCCTCTATCGGACTTATCCTGCTTCTTGCCCTCAGTGTCGTGGCCAGTGGATGTATCGGCGGTAGCAGTGGAGAAAGCAGCGGTATAACCCTTGTTGTCGTCACCAGACACGATGCAACAATACAGTACATGGCCAAGCAGGCCTTCCTCAAGAGCGACATAGCGAAGCAGTACAACATCCAGGACATCAAGTTCATCAAGGTTCCGGAAAGCCTCTGGCCGAGCTACATCGAGAAAGGTGCCGATGTCGGCTGGGGTGGGGGACCGACGCTCTTCGATGACTTGTACAAAGCTGGCTACCTTGCCCCCATAACCGACAAGAAGGTTCTTGACCTCCTCGGCAACCCTATACCGACAGAACTCGCAGGAATGCCCATGGTCAGAAAGGAGGGGGATAAGGTCTACTGGATTGCTGCCGCCCTCTCGTCGTTCGGATTTACAGTCAACAAAGCCCAGCTCAAAAAGTGGAACCTTCCGGTTCCCGAGAAGTGGGAGGACGTTGCCAGCGAGGAGTGGGCCCTCAACCCGCCGCAGTACGGTATAGCCGACCCGACCAGGAGCACATCCAACACCAGGATATACCAGATCATCCTTCAGGCCTTTGGATGGGACCAGGGCTGGCGCATAATGACGCTCATTGCGGCCAACTCGAAGATATACATGCAGAGTGATGCCGTCAGAGACGCCGTCATAAACGGTGAGATCGCGGCAGGAAACACTATAGACTTCTACGGATACACCGCCATGCAGCAGAACCCGGACTGCCAGTACATAGTCCCGAAGGGGGAGAGCATCATCAACGGTGACCCGATAGCCCTCCTCAAGAACGCCCAGCACCCCGAGGCCGCCCAGGCCTTCATCTACTGGGTCCTCACCGAAGGCCAAGCCATATGGATGAGCCCGGACGTCAACAGGCTCCCGATCAACCCGGACATCTTCGACATGAAGATCACCAAGACCTACGCCGATGTCATATTCAAGGGCCAGCACGAGGGACAGACCTACGGCGAAGTCAGGCCCGCTCTCAAGAAGGCCTACCAGGACGCCATCAACGCCAAGGGAATACCGTTCGACGATAAGCGCGCCCTTGAAACCGTCAGCGCACTTCAGTACTACTTCAAGGCTACCCTCGTTGACCCGAACCAGAAGCTCCACGACGCCTGGGTTGCCATAGTCCAGGCCTACAAGGAGGGCAAGATCACCAAGGAGCAGTTTGAACAGCTCAAGGACGAGCTCACTGCACCGATACAGTTCAAGGACCCAGAGACCGGCCAGATGGTAACATTCACCGAGGAGTACGCCAAGAAGATAAACGACAAGATCGTCAGCGACAGGAACTTCCAGGACCAGCTCGTCCAGGAGTGGCGCCAGGCAGCCAGCGACAAGTACGACAAGGTTCTCCAGGACCTCCAGAGCATGACCGGCTGA